The Streptococcus respiraculi sequence AGCCTTCATCACGCATGACCGTGAATTGGCCAAAGAAGTCATCGAATCAGATGCCAAAATCAATGCTTTTGAAATTAAGCTAGAGAAAAAGTCGCTTGAAATTATTGCTTTACAACAACCAGTATCAACTGACTTGCGTACGGTTATCACTGTTTTGAAGGCCACTAATGACTTAGAGCGTATGGGTGACCATGCGGTATCTATTGCAGAAGCAGCTATTCGAATGAAAGGGGAAGTCCGTATTCAGGTTGTGGAAGCTGAAATTAAGAGAATGGGACGAGAAGTTCGAAGATTAGTAGAATCTGCTTTGGAATTATACCTCAACGAAGGGGATATGGAGCAGGCCTATGAACTTGCAGCTCATGACGAAATCATCAACCAATACTACAATACCATTCAAGATTTGGCGACAGAAGAAATCAAAAAAAATCCAGAGGCCTTGATTGCTGGACGTGATTACTTCCAAGTCATTTCCTACCTTGAACGAATCGGTGATTACGCCAAAAATATCTGTGAGTGGATCGTTTATCTACGTACAGGAAATATTACAGAATTATAAAAAATCTTGACAGAGTCCAGATTTCAAAACGTAGACAAACCCTATCAGAGCTAGAAAAATGTTTATTTTTTGGCTTGACTACCATGTAACAGAAACTCTTAGAAATGCTGCTATATCGGCATTATTAAGAGTTTTTTTATTTCTCAAGTAAAAAGAAAAAAGATTGGAGGAAATTGTCAAAATGGACTTTTTCTTCAATCTGAAATCAGGCCTCTGTCCAGGTTTTTTAGCTTCTTTTAAGTTTAATGGGGTAAACTTATAGGAAATATCATGGTATAATGGAGAAATAGGAGAGGTAGAATGATTAAGATATTACTTGTAGAAGATGACTTGAGCTTATCAAATTCCGTATTTGATTTTTTGGCTGATTTTGCAGATGTCATGCAGGTATTTGACGGTGATGAGGGCCTGTATGAAGCCGAATCAGGGGTCTACGACCTGATTTTGCTGGATTTGATGTTACCAGAAAAAGACGGCTTCCAAGTTCTCAAGGAATTGCGGGCTAAAGGCATTACGACGCCTGTCCTCATTACAACTGCTAAGGAAAGTTTGGACGATAAGGGACACGGCTTTGAATTGGGAGCGGATGATTACTTGACTAAGCCCTTTTATCTAGAAGAGTTGAAAATGCGGATTCAAGCCCTTTTGAAGCGTTCGGGGAAATTCAATGAAAA is a genomic window containing:
- the phoU gene encoding phosphate signaling complex protein PhoU, which translates into the protein MLRTQFEEELDKLHNQFYAMGNEVLGQINNTVQAFITHDRELAKEVIESDAKINAFEIKLEKKSLEIIALQQPVSTDLRTVITVLKATNDLERMGDHAVSIAEAAIRMKGEVRIQVVEAEIKRMGREVRRLVESALELYLNEGDMEQAYELAAHDEIINQYYNTIQDLATEEIKKNPEALIAGRDYFQVISYLERIGDYAKNICEWIVYLRTGNITEL
- a CDS encoding response regulator transcription factor — translated: MIKILLVEDDLSLSNSVFDFLADFADVMQVFDGDEGLYEAESGVYDLILLDLMLPEKDGFQVLKELRAKGITTPVLITTAKESLDDKGHGFELGADDYLTKPFYLEELKMRIQALLKRSGKFNENVLTFGDLSVDLSTNTATVNGSEVELLGKEFDLLIYFLQNQNVILPKTQIFDRIWGFDSDTTISVVEVYVSKIRKKLKGTTFGEQLQTLRSVGYILKNAD